The following DNA comes from Streptomyces sp. NBC_00690.
GGTCCGGCGCACGATGTCGTCCCAGCTGACACCGGCTGCCTTCATCGCCCTCTCCAGGTTCCGCATGGACGCCACGATCTGCTGGTGCAGATCGTCAGGGCCGATCACCGCCAACTCCGCATCGAGTGCGACTTGGCCGGCGAAGTACACCACCGTATGGCCCTCGGCTATCGCTATATGGCTGTAGCTCGGTGCGGGGTGCATCTCCGGGGGGTTGATCAGTCTGCGTGCCATGTCCGCCACCTCTCGTGATCTTGCCGGCTCTCTGGAACGTGAAAAAAGTATACTCATAAGGACCCCTTGACAACCTTTATCGGTCACCATGAAGCTAATCCAGCCTAATCAATAGAGCTTTAGGTGGGTGTCATGGCAAAGATCGAGAGACTGGCGCACGTGGGCGTCCATGTTCGAGACATGGACCGCTCCCTGGCCTTCTACCGGGACGTTCTCGGGCTGGAGGTCACCGACGACGACAGTGCGCACGGGATGGTGTTCCTGAGCTCGCGGCCGGAGGTCGAGCACCATGAGGTGCTCCTGTGCGGTGGCCGTACAGCAGGGGAGCAGGAGCTCTGGCTCCAGCAGATCTCCTTCCGCTGCCCTTCACTTGAGGATGTCCTCGCGTACTACCAGCGGTTCCGCGAGCACAACGTTCGCATCGAGTACACCGTCACCCATGGCAACGCGATCGGTGTGTACTTCTTCGACCCGGATGGGAACCGGTGTGAGGTGTACTGGCCGACCGGTCTGACCGCCAAACAGGGGTACCTGGAGGCGCTCGACTTCTCCCGGTCAGCGGAAGAACTCATTGAGCAGGTGCGACGCTCGGTCGCCGAACACGGCGCCGACGGATACGTCGACACGCGGTTGCTCAGCGGCATCGACGTCGGGCTCGACGAACAACCCGCTGCACCTTGAGCCGCGAGGAGACATGCCATGGACACCGC
Coding sequences within:
- a CDS encoding RidA family protein; this translates as MARRLINPPEMHPAPSYSHIAIAEGHTVVYFAGQVALDAELAVIGPDDLHQQIVASMRNLERAMKAAGVSWDDIVRRTIYTTRPHELATIGTAVREVTGDAADPPQTIVGVTGLALPELLVEVECTAVLG
- a CDS encoding VOC family protein, whose amino-acid sequence is MAKIERLAHVGVHVRDMDRSLAFYRDVLGLEVTDDDSAHGMVFLSSRPEVEHHEVLLCGGRTAGEQELWLQQISFRCPSLEDVLAYYQRFREHNVRIEYTVTHGNAIGVYFFDPDGNRCEVYWPTGLTAKQGYLEALDFSRSAEELIEQVRRSVAEHGADGYVDTRLLSGIDVGLDEQPAAP